A region from the Lates calcarifer isolate ASB-BC8 linkage group LG2, TLL_Latcal_v3, whole genome shotgun sequence genome encodes:
- the ric3a gene encoding LOW QUALITY PROTEIN: protein RIC-3 (The sequence of the model RefSeq protein was modified relative to this genomic sequence to represent the inferred CDS: deleted 1 base in 1 codon), translating to MSITTCQKVTLISCSVLCVSLFLPRMLLPRGKKEMEQPEVGPGFYPPVMHQLSLPDDSEQWGVDPSYSMTHSAEAKAKVKVIGRGKKYNLMAQVIPIYGFGILLYILYIIYKLTCKGKTSKTGNYTTIHRENMENRIMTDYELARLQERLLQTEMMMERIVSAKGHGSGSGRRRKSKTTTSKKEEKLLRQLRQITQLMQEGRLEGASPEMEAEEVPYGADWEGYPEETYPEYDDEPYDGQRFDSITLEEPPSQPTAEALAEMMEQQEEEVMARKLSVVQEEDEEEEEEDGEEEEEDENEEEAVEEAEENIEEEEEEEEEEEAEEEAEKRQLLSPRLSRSVGERKQERVGLEVSRELQCQNGGKKQITFSDREDVFHYPREGTYEEEEEEKEEEVEEEDEGTEAEEEEEADEEDPVMEAESLQFSCEGSLNPEEEAEEDEEYMLMSEPVEGDGRIHADMPKDVGVSGLRMRNRRET from the exons ATGTCTATAACAACTTGCCAGAAGGTTACCCTTATATCatgctctgttctctgtgtttctcttttcctgcCCAGAATGCTTTTAcccagaggaaaaaaggagatgGAGCAGCCTGAGG TTGGACCTGGGTTCTACCCTCCTGTGATGCATCAGCTGTCATTGCCGGACGACTCAGAGCAATGGGGTGTGGACCCTTCATACTCCATGACACACAGTGCAGAGGCCAAGGCCAAAGTAAAAGTAATCGGTCGAGGCAAAAAATACAACCTGATGGCTCAAGTGATACCCATATATGGCTTTGGGATCCTTCTTTACATCCTCTACATAATCTACAAG CTGACATGTAAGGGGAAGACTTCTAAAACAGGAAACTACACGACAATTCACAGGGAAAACATGGAGAACAGGATCA TGACAGATTATGAACTTGCCAGGCTTCAGGAGAGACTACTGCAaacagagatgatgatggagaggatCGTCTCAGCAAAGGGCCATGGATCTGGGAG TGGCAGAAGGAGGAAGAGTAAAACTACAACATcaaagaaggaggagaaattACTCAGGCAACTTCGACAGATCACACAGCTGATGCAAGAGGGCCGGCTGGAGGGGGCATCCCCAGagatggaggctgaggaggTTCCCTACGGTGCAGACTGGGAAG GTTACCCAGAGGAGACCTACCCAGAGTATGATGATGAGCCCTATGACGGGCAAAGATTTGATTCCATTACGCTGGAGGAACCCCCCAGCCAGCCCACTGCTGAGGCCCTGGCAGAGATGATGGAACAACAGGAGGAAGAGGTTATGGCAAGAAAGTTATCA GTAGTgcaagaggaggatgaagaagaggaggaggaagacggagaagaagaggaggaagatgagaatGAAGAGGAAGCagtggaggaagcagaggagaacatagaggaggaggaggaggaggaggaggaagaggaggcggaagaggaggcagagaagaggCAGTTGCTCAGTCCTCGTTTATCCCGGTCTGTAGGAGAAAGAAAGCAGGAGAGAGTTGGTTTGGAGGtgagcagagagctgcagtgtCAAAACGGAGGGAAGAAGCAAATAACCTTCAGCGACCGCGAAGACGTGTTCCACTACCCTAGAGAGGGTACttatgaggaggaggaagaggagaaggaagaggaagtggaagAAGAGGACGAGGGGACagaggcagaagaggaggaggaagctgacGAGGAGGATCCAGTGATGGAGGCCGAGAGCCTGCAGTTCAGCTGTGAAGGTTCCTTGAACccagaggaggaagcagaggaggatgaagagtaTATGTTGATGTCAGAGCCTGTGGAGGGCGATGGTCGTATACATGCAGACATGCCTAAAGACGTTGGGGTGAGTGGGCTGAGGATGCGCAACAGGAGGGAGACCTGA